A genomic region of Oryza glaberrima chromosome 1, OglaRS2, whole genome shotgun sequence contains the following coding sequences:
- the LOC127760228 gene encoding senescence-specific cysteine protease SAG39-like: MHAQHSPSEPAVQSSTGARSRTPSARREMASARRWLCLILAAAAAAAASGAPAPEDDPGMPMAARHRCWMARVGRTYADAAEKARRFEVFRANAERIDAANRAGDLTYTLGLTPFADLTADEFRARHLMPDADVDEPATARVLFEQEEKAAKQHLPPSRPPAVWGSKDWRDLGAVTPVQDQDKNNCNSCWAFAAVAATEGLIKIETGNVTPLSAQQVLDCTGGDNTCKGGHIHEALRYIATASAGGRLSTDTSYRPYDGEKGTCAAGSGSASSSSVAVVIRGVQKVTPHDKDALRAAVERQPVAADMDSSDPEFRGFKGGRVYRGSAGCGKKRNHAVAVVGYGTASDGTPYWLLKNSWGTDWGENGYMRIAVDADCGVSSRPAYPFV; encoded by the exons atgcatgcacagcaCAGCCCAAGCGAACCAGCAGTCCAGTCCAGCACGGGCGCACGCTCAAGGACACCCAGTGCACGACGAGAGATGGCCTCTGCTCGCCGCTGGCTCTGCCTGAtactcgccgccgcggcggcggcggcggcgtcgggtgcTCCAGCTCCGGAGGACGACCCGGGCATGCCGATGGCGGCGCGGCACCGGTGCTGGATGGCGAGGGTGGGGCGCACGTACGCGGACGCCGCGGAGAAGGCGCGCCGCTTCGAGGTGTTCCGCGCCAACGCGGAGCGGATCGACGCCGCCAACCGCGCCGGCGACCTCACCTACACCCTGGGGCTCACCCCGTTCGCCGACCTCACCGCCGACGAGTTCCGCGCCAGGCACCTCATGCCCGACGCTGACGTCGACGAGCCGGCGACCGCGAGGGTGTTGTTCGagcaggaggagaaggcggcgaagCAGCATCTCCCTCCCTCACGCCCGCCTGCTGTGTGGGGCAGCAAGGACTGGCGTGACCTCGGCGCCGTCACCCCTGTCCAGGATCAAGACAAGAATAATTGCA ACAGCTGCTGGGcgttcgcggcggtggcggcgacggaggggCTGATCAAGATCGAGACCGGCAACGTGACGCCGTTGTCGGCGCAGCAGGTGCTGGACTGCACCGGCGGGGACAACACGTGCAAGGGAGGCCACATCCACGAGGCCCTGCGCTACAtcgccaccgccagcgccggcggccggctgAGCACGGACACGAGCTACCGGCCGTACGACGGGGAGAAGGGCACCTgcgccgccggctccggctccgcgtcgtcctcgtccgtcgccgtcgtcatccgcGGCGTGCAGAAGGTGACGCCGCACGACAAGGACGCGCTGCGCGCCGCCGTGGAGAGGCAGCCCGTGGCGGCGGACATGGACTCGAGCGACCCAGAGTTCAGGGGATTCAAGGGAGGACGCGTGTACCGCGGCAGCGCTGGCTGCGGGAAGAAGCGGAACcacgcggtggcggtggtcggGTACgggacggcgagcgacggcacgCCGTACTGGCTGCTCAAGAACTCGTGGGGCACCGACTGGGGGGAGAACGGCTACATGCgcatcgccgtcgacgccgactgCGGCGTCTCCAGCCGCCCCGCCTACCCCTTCGTCTAA
- the LOC127760227 gene encoding uncharacterized protein YNL011C translates to MRRSHPMAQLLAATTTTTTPPCGGLLTARASASSRGCFLRALPRSRAMASASGADAAAAAVAPPSLLVFSGGTAFNGVVEELKKVTTRVAHVLPVSDDGGSTAEIVRVLGGPAVGDIRSRCLRLSDESTSEALSVRTLLGHRLPLDPSEAKLEWYQIVEGEHALWDGVSQPYRETIRAFLVYFHNEMLRRSAEMFCFTNGSIGNFFFAGARIFFQSLDAAIFLFSRVSQIPAESLVLPVISTNDRLTLGCELWDGTIIRGQNEISHPSNGRKEVVNKDCNSCSALPSRIKRVFYMSSEGSNLLHEVFPEANRTVLEQLSKVDCIVYAMGSLFTSVCPSLVLRGIGETIASRSIPKVLLLNGSHDRETTGLPASGFVTAITDSLNRTYGYPDKSLKNLPKDYVNALLVPKGGQIPLDIKNLSSKGIFHVVTVDSIHDGKTGIIFDPHSLIQALTSLISDRRFVEPDLLTENVESVC, encoded by the exons ATGCGTCGCAGCCATCCGATGGCGCAATtgctcgccgccaccaccaccaccaccacgccacCCTGCGGCGGCCTCCTAACCGCGCGGGCCTCCGCGTCCTCTCGCGGCTGCTTCCTCCGCGCGCTGCCGAGATCCCGCGCCATGGCCTCCGCCTCCGGAGCCGACGCTGCCGCTGCGGCGGTTGCTCCCCCGTCGCTGCTCGTCTTCTCAG GAGGAACCGCTTTTAATGGTGTTGTAGAAGAGCTGAAGAAAGTGACGACTCGAGTTGCACATGTTCTTCCTGTTTCCGATGATGGTGGAAGCACAGCTGAGATTGTGCGAGTGCTTG GTGGACCTGCTGTGGGTGACATTAGATCAAGATGCTTGAGATTGTCTGATGAAAGCACTTCAGAAGCCCTTTCTGTTCGGACATTGCTTGGGCACCGTTTGCCTCTTGATCCTTCAGAAGCAAAGCTTGAGTG GTACCAGATTGTAGAAGGAGAGCACGCTTTGTGGGATGGTGTCTCACAGCCATACAGAGAAACAATACGTGCCTTTTTAGTCTACTTCCATAATGAG ATGCTTCGACGGTCAGCTGAAATGTTTTGCTTCACCAATGGCAG CattgggaatttcttttttGCTGGGGCACGCATATTCTTCCAGTCTCTGGATGCTGCGATTTTCTTGTTCTCACGTGTGTCACAGATCCCTGCTGAAAGTCTTGTTCTTCCAGTGATATCCACAAATGACAGGCTTACACTGGGATGCGAACTATGG GATGGAACTATCATCCGAGGTCAAAATGAAATATCACATCCAAGCAATGGACGTAAAGAAGTTGTTAACAAG GATTGTAATTCATGTAGTGCACTTCCTTCAAGGATTAAGCGTGTCTTTTACATGTCAAGTGAAGGCAGCAACCTGTTGCATGAG GTATTTCCTGAAGCTAACCGTACAGTTTTGGAGCAGTTAAGTAAGGTGGACTGCATTGTATATGCTATGGGATCACTCTTTACATCAGTCTGTCCATCATTG GTATTGCGTGGCATTGGTGAAACTATAGCATCAAGATCCATTCCGAAG GTACTTCTTTTGAATGGGTCGCATGACAGAGAAACAACTGGGTTGCCTGCTTCTGGCTTTGTGACTGCCATTACTGATTCTCTAAACCGTACATATGGATATCCTGACAAAAGTCTAAAGAATCTT CCCAAAGACTATGTGAATGCTTTATTGGTACCAAAAGGAGGCCAAATTCCTTTGGATATAAAAAACTTGTCTTCTAAAGGAATCTTTCATGTG GTTACTGTGGACTCTATACACGATGGAAAGACGGGCATTATTTTTGATCCGCATTCATTGATTCAAGCCCTGACCAGTCTAATATCGGATAGGCGTTTCGTGGAACCTGATCTTCTAACGGAAAATGTAGAGTCTGTATGCTGA
- the LOC127779403 gene encoding protein trichome birefringence-like 1 — MDHSAAAMANKPSLAVAAASRQRWALATSLCALLCLSLVVSAGLLLLGSTRPFRRPLFAAPQQQQQQREVVGEAPWERYVKLAQAASPGGARDRAPDLGGDEGAEGDDDDAISTAPAPAPSPTAEEGGDEESCDLFQGRWVRDGAAAGGYPLYEAAECPFLSDQVTCRRNGRPDAEYEQWRWEPRGCGGGGGGGGGGSREAALALALEQCRNRRVVFVGDSLNRNMWESLACLLYTAVPDRSRSRVLDVASDYRIFRAMDYNCSVEFFWSPFLVTLETKQDRTRALKLDQLPATLEKLRGADVLVFNTGHWWTHTGNLRAWDHLEADGKPVEMGGEEAFNQALGTWASWVDQNVDSARTRVFFRSISPEHKSENWCYNQTSPITDETKIVPWFPRSLVSIVERNIRSTRTPVTYLNITRLSELRVDAHPSVYTITREGKPLSTEQRQQPLVYADCSHWCLPGLPDTWNLLLLASLARSPVNVH; from the exons ATGGATcattccgccgccgccatggcgaacaagccgtcgctcgccgtcgcggcggcgtcgcggcagAGGTGGGCGCTGGCCACCTCGCTCTGCGCGCTCCTCTGCCTCTCCCTCGTCGTctccgccggcctcctcctcctcggctcgaCGCGCCCGTTCCGCCGGCCGCTCTTCGcggcgccgcagcagcagcagcagcagcgggaggTGGTCGGGGAGGCGCCGTGGGAGAGGTACGTCAAGCTGGCGCAAGCGGCGTCGCCGGGCGGTGCCCGTGATCGCGCGCCTGATCTTGGCGGGGATGAGGGGGCGGAGGGGGACGACGATGATGCCATCAGCaccgcaccggcgccggcgccttcGCCGAccgccgaggagggaggagatgagGAGAGCTGCGACCTGTTCCAGGGGCGGTGGGtgcgcgacggcgcggcggcggggggctaCCCGCTGTACGAGGCGGCGGAGTGCCCGTTCCTGAGCGACCAGGTGACGTGCCGGCGGAACGGGCGGCCGGACGCCGAGTACGAGCAGTGGCGGTGGGAGCCGcgggggtgcggcggcggcggcggcggcggcggcggcgggagtagggaggcggcgctggcgctggcgctggaGCAGTGCCGGAACCGGAGGGTGGTGTTCGTCGGCGACTCGCTGAACCGCAACATGTGGGAGTCGCTCGCCTGCCTCCTCTACACCGCCGTGCCCGACCGCTCGCGGTCGCGCGTCCTCGACGTCGCCTCCGACTACAGGATCTTTCGCGCCATG GACTACAACTGCTCGGTGGAGTTCTTCTGGAGCCCGTTCCTGGTGACGCTCGAGACGAAGCAGGACCGGACGAGGGCGCTCAAGCTTGACCAGCTCCCGGCTACGCTGGAGAAGCTGCGCGGCGCCGACGTCCTCGTCTTCAACACCGGCCACTGGTGGACCCACACCGGCAACCTCAGAGC GTGGGACCATCTGGAGGCGGACGGGAAGCCGGTCGAgatgggaggcgaggaggcgttCAACCAGGCACTTGGAACATGGGCGAGCTGGGTCGACCAAAACGTGGACTCGGCCAGGACCAGGGTCTTCTTCCGAAGCATCTCCCCAGAACACAAGAG CGAAAACTGGTGCTACAACCAGACGTCCCCAATCACGGACGAGACGAAGATCGTCCCATGGTTCCCGAGGAGCCTGGTGTCCATCGTCGAGAGGAACATCCGGAGCACGAGGACGCCCGTCACGTACCTCAACATCACCCGCCTCTCCGAGCTCCGGGTCGACGCGCATCCGTCGGTGTACACCATCACCAGGGAAGGGAAGCCCCTGAGCACGGAGCAGCGGCAACAGCCGCTGGTGTACGCTGACTGTAGCCACTGGTGCTTACCGGGGCTGCCTGATACCTGGAACCTGCTCTTGCTTGCCTCCTTGGCGAGGTCTCCAGTTAATGTACACTAG
- the LOC127779405 gene encoding UBP1-associated protein 2C: MDPYPKKRKPDENGAAVASSPAAGAAALGLTRDDLLRLVEPLSRDQLADIAATAALASGVALDAVRAAADRDPALRKLFVRGLGWETNSDSLRAIFSAFGDLEEAVVITDKSTGRSKGYGFVTFRHADSAVLALKEPSKKIDGRMTVTQLAAAGAAGGASGGAAGAGGAPAADVSLRKIFVGNVPADMPSERLLAHFAAYGEIEEGPLGFDKQTGKFRGFALFVYKTPEGAQASLVDSVKVIDGHQLVCKLAIEGKKGKQSQQQQQQSGPGGAQPPQMLQGGPPDMPGSGLGLGGPQMGAQYGGPGSLSSYGAFGGVGAGLGGPNPYANLPSSMGGGGAGLGSLGNQMPSGMGGAGAGAYGPGGLGGGSFGGSSQFGAGGMGAYGGLGMGGASSLYRMQQGSGGLPSGGYGEGNYPLPGPGFRGQEGGMSPGPGGRAPMYPNMPPYF, from the coding sequence atggaTCCCTACCCCAAGAAGCGCAAGCCCGACGAGAACGGCGCGGCCGTGgcctcctccccggccgcgggcgccgccgcgctcggcctcacccgcgacgacctcctccgcctcgtcgagcCGCTCTCCCGGGACCAGctcgccgacatcgccgccaccgccgcgctcgcctcgggGGTGGCCCtcgacgccgtgcgcgccgccgccgaccgggaCCCGGCCCTCCGCAAGCTCTTCGTGCGGGGGCTCGGCTGGGAGACCAACTCCGACTCGCTCCGGGCCATCTTCTCCGCCTTCGGCGACCTCGAGGAGGCCGTCGTCATCACCGACAAGTCCACCGGCCGCTCCAAGGGCTACGGGTTCGTCACGTTCCGCCACGCCGACTCCGCCGTCCTCGCCCTCAAGGAGCCCTCGAAGAAGATCGACGGCCGCATGACCGTCacgcagctcgccgccgccggcgcggccgggggGGCGTCGGGCggggccgccggcgccggtggcgcccCCGCGGCCGACGTCTCCCTCCGCAAGATCTTCGTCGGGAACGTCCCCGCCGACATGCCGTCGGAGCGCCTCCTTGCGCATTTCGCAGCCTATGGTGAGATTGAGGAGGGGCCTCTAGGGTTCGACAAGCAGACGGGCAAGTTCCGGGGCTTTGCCCTCTTTGTGTACAAGACACCCGAGGGTGCGCAGGCCTCGTTAGTGGACTCGGTGAAGGTGATTGACGGGCACCAGCTTGTCTGCAAGCTAGCGATCGAAGGGAAAAAGGGGAAGCaatcgcagcagcagcagcagcaatctgGACCTGGTGGGGCTCAGCCGCCCCAAATGCTCCAAGGCGGGCCGCCGGACATGCCGGGTTCAGGGCTTGGGCTTGGTGGACCACAAATGGGTGCGCAGTATGGTGGCCCTGGGAGTCTGTCTTCGTATGGTGCATTTGGGGGTGTAGGCGCTGGGCTAGGTGGTCCCAATCCGTATGCGAATTTGCCATCTTCcatgggtggcggcggagctgggtTGGGTTCATTGGGCAATCAGATGCCTTCTGGGATGGGTGGTGCTGGGGCTGGTGCGTACGGGCCTGGGGGATTGGGTGGTGGTTCATTTGGGGGCTCATCCCAGTTTGGTGCTGGTGGGATGGGGGCTTATGGGGGTCTAGGCATGGGTGGAGCCTCATCACTGTACCGCATGCAACAGGGTTCGGGTGGGCTTCCTTCTGGCGGGTATGGTGAGGGTAATTACCCTCTTCCAGGGCCTGGTTTCCGGGGTCAGGAGGGTGGAATGTCACCTGGACCAGGTGGTAGAGCTCCTATGTACCCCAATATGCCTCCTTATTTCTGA
- the LOC127775097 gene encoding uncharacterized protein At1g03900, whose translation MSSAGEQSQAKAEAEEAVELVLFQVAECYVYLIPPRKTAASYRADEWNVNKWAWEGTLKVVSKGEECIIKLEDKNTGELYARAFLREDEPHPVEPVIDSSRYFVLRVEENIDGRQRHAFIGLGFRERPQAYDFQAALHDHMKYLNKKKTAEEMVQHYEKSSSVDYSLKEGETLVLQLKNKESGAKIKSAFFEQGLNKLSFNEKANSKEAPVSLKLPPPPPSPVSPTDSGIAASPFKAEFPSQDQPAANTGADTTPFKAEFPSSHEQPAADNVASSPPPKAEAAPQEQATVAEKAPQESVDDDFGDFQAAG comes from the exons ATGTCGAGCGCCGGCGAGCAGTCGCAGGCGaaggcggaggccgaggaggcggtggagctcgtGCTGTTCCAGGTCGCTGAGTGCTACGTCTACCTG ATACCTCCCAGGAAGACGGCCGCCTCCTACAG GGCTGATGAATGGAACGTCAACAAGTGGGCTTGGGAAGGGACTCTCAAGGTTGTCAGCAAAGGAGAAGAGTGCATCATCAAACTGGAAGATAAGAACACAG GGGAGCTGTACGCTAGGGCATTCCTCAGAGAAGACGAACCACATCCGGTGGAACCTGTTATTGATAGCAGCAG ATATTTTGTACTCCGTGTTGAAGAGAATATAG ATGGACGTCAGCGTCATGCCTTTATTGGTTTAGGCTTCCGTGAAAGACCTCAAGCATATGATTTCCAAGCTGCTCTGCATGACCATATGAA ATATCTAAACAAGAAAAAGACTGCTGAAGAGATGGTACAACACTATGAGAAATCATCGTCAGTGGATTACAGCCTCAAAGAAGGTGAAACTTTGGTTTTGCAGCTAAAAAAT AAAGAGTCCGGCGCAAAGATAAAATCTGCATTTTTTGAGCAAGGCCTCAACAAGCTCTCATTTAACGAAAAAGCCAACTCCAAGGAGGCCCCAGTTTCCCTCAAgctccctccacctccgccatcACCGGTCTCTCCTACAGATTCTGGCATCGCGGCTTCTCCATTTAAAGCGGAGTTTCCTTCCCAAGACCAACCAGCTGCTAATACTGGAGCTGATACCACTCCTTTCAAAGCAGAATTTCCTTCTTCTCATGAACAACCAGCCGCGGATAACGTCGCTTCTTCCCCACCACCGAAAGCAGAAGCTGCTCCTCAGGAACAAGCAACTGTAGCAGAGAAGGCCCCTCAAGAGAGCGTGGACGACGACTTCGGAGATTTTCAGGCAGCTGGGTGA